One window of Dermacentor albipictus isolate Rhodes 1998 colony unplaced genomic scaffold, USDA_Dalb.pri_finalv2 scaffold_14, whole genome shotgun sequence genomic DNA carries:
- the LOC139046640 gene encoding piggyBac transposable element-derived protein 4-like — MILFKGRSSLKQYMPMKPIKRGYKVWCRADSETGYLIAFQVYEGKNAKRPANQALGEYVVLSLVEGVEPGTQLYFDNFFTSTRLMEDLAQKGILAVGTVRTNRKDLPDELKMDNKLQKGEYIWRSKGSIVAYQWRDTKNVHALSNFHHPKDTEEVVRKLANGSSVSVQCPKAISDYNTWMGGVDKFDQKRNAYPADTRSKKSWYRIFYFLLDAAIVNAFIQVNAVNPMTYLWFRLVLGRELINGQTFTTTGSRKPFRMNKEGRKNGHKMVGVSDEVRFMGREHNPVKVENRRRCRWCSTRGKEVRTSFLCKACSVPLCVTCFGPFHEVVSQN, encoded by the coding sequence ATGATCCTATTCAAAGGAAGATCGTCTCTGAAGCAATACATGCCAATGAAGCCCATCAAACGCGGCTACAAGGTGTGGTGCCGGGCCGATTCAGAAACCGGCTACCTGATTGCGTTTCAGGTGTATGAAGGAAAAAATGCGAAGCGTCCTGCCAACCAAGCACTTGGAGAGTACGTCGTATTGTCTCTGGTAGAAGGCGTTGAGCCTGGCACGCAACTCTACTTTGACAATTTCTTCACTTCCACTCGCCTCATGGAGGACCTTGCACAGAAAGGAATTCTTGCTGTTGGTACAGTCCGGACAAACAGGAAGGATCTGCCTGATGAATTAAAAATGGACAACAAACTCCAGAAAGGAGAATATATCTGGCGATCAAAAGGAAGCATTGTTGCATATCAGTGGCGTGACACAAAAAATGTGCATGCTTTATCGAATTTTCACCACCCAAAGGACACAGAAGAAGTTGTCCGCAAGCTTGCAAATGGGTCTTCGGTTTCCGTCCAGTGTCCAAAGGCTATATCCGACTACAACACTTGGATGGGAGGAGTCGACAAATTCGACCAAAAGCGCAATGCATACCCAGCTGACACGAGGTCCAAAAAGTCCTGGTACAGAATATTTTATTTCTTGCTCGATGCAGCCATCGTCAACGCGTTCATTCAAGTAAATGCTGTGAATCCAATGACCTACTTATGGTTTCGATTGGTTCTTGGACGGGAACTCATCAATGGCCAGACATTCACAACCACCGGCAGCAGGAAGCCGTTCAGAATGAACAAGGAGGGTAGAAAAAATGGCCACAAAATGGTTGGCGTATCGGATGAAGTTCGGTTCATGGGAAGAGAGCACAACCCTGTGAAAGTGGAAAATAGGCGCAGATGCCGTTGGTGTTCCACGAGGGGGAAAGAAGTGCGAACAAGTTTCTTGTGCAAGGCATGCTCAGTCCCGCTTTGTGTGACCTGTTTTGGACCATTCCATGAAGTGGTTAGTCAGAACTAA